In Mytilus edulis chromosome 3, xbMytEdul2.2, whole genome shotgun sequence, the genomic window tgtaGTTTTTAATGGTTGCGTTGTTGCAGAGCCTCTCGTAGCGTTTCTGCATATCGTTTTACAGCATTTGGATGTGGTATGTTAGGCAGAGGACCACCGGCAATGTCAGTTGCACCTCCAGCATTTAAAGCATCATACACAGCATTACAGCAATTATTAGTCAATAGATGGTATGTTCGATTACTTTTGAAGTGTTCCCACCATTCTTTAATGTCGTCTTCGTCCAAATCATCTTTTTTGATTCTTATAATATGATCTGCATCCCTGTTTTGCCAAATCTTATCGACCTCATAATTGAAAACTGTTTCTGCTCTAACGTTTAcctggaaaaaaaaagaaatagtctAATCAATAAACAAGTACCTTGCTGCGTGTCTTGGTTTGTTAGACACCAATATTTCATATAACTTAATAAACATTGTGTGAGTACTTTGGCTGTCCAACACTAATAAAATAGGTTCATTTTTTTAACCACAGCTAATAGAATTGGACAGATATCAAGTAATGTCAGCGGCATTCTTGCATTTTAAACTTCACTTAATTTAGAAAAATTGACAACTCTTATTGACATAGAACCGCAGGACATCAGACCAAGGCCGAATAAATTACAAAGAAGTTGACCACAAAGACTAATGGCGGCCGGCTTTGCATTCGGAATGGAGCCATTTTCGAGAGGATTATTATTTATacgttatttgtttttttttcaaatgaatatgtatgaaattCTTTGCTTtccaaatatgttgtcaataaaaaaatccaaaCGTTTTGATAATTTGCGTTTCAGCGAATATTATGCTTGGGCCAGGGTGCTTTTAACAACGTAtgatttttacatttgtaaacaaaaatgagTGCATCTGTGTTTCTTATCTATTTTTGACGCCCGTCTGGCTTACACAAGATCAATATCTTATTCACACAACTACAAAATATATGTCTTTTTACAATAACGGTGGAGATCTGCTTGATAAgataaatgttgataatttagattttttttgttgcatttgaCGTACCCAGTAAtaaaactcattaaagataccagACTGATAATATTgtgtgccagacgcgcgttttgtttacaaaagttttATCAGTAACGATCAAATAAAAAGTTAACAGGTCTATCGATgtccttttgattttgttatttgtttttttcttttcggGTTAGAAAATACGTTTCGCCCCCTCTCTAAAATAAAGGTCTTTCTTCATATAACAATACTATGAAAATAGTGAATATATAACGATATAGCAATGTATATTTCAGAATCTTGATTACTTACGAGTAATAATTGTAATTCTACTTAAATTCTTAACGAGGCCGGGTTAAAGTTTCGGTATTTTCTGTAATCAGCTACTTTTTTTTGGGGTGTGGATAAAATATGAACTGGATGcaattaaaaaaacccaacaataaTCAAACTGAAAAAAAGCCAACCCTAAAGTCTTTTATTTCATCTTCATCCTTATTATTAGGCCACCAACTGATATGGGTATCATCACTTAGAGTCATAGACGCGTGACCAATAATATTTCCATCTCGTGGTACCCATACATAAATCACAGTTTCCGGGACACTTCCAGAATTTCCCATGTTAGGCGAAATAAATCCTAAAACGAAACATAATCAGAGTATAATTAAATAGACAAatacaaatga contains:
- the LOC139515691 gene encoding uncharacterized protein produces the protein MGNSGSVPETVIYVWVPRDGNIIGHASMTLSDDTHISWWPNNKDEDEIKDFRVNVRAETVFNYEVDKIWQNRDADHIIRIKKDDLDEDDIKEWWEHFKSNRTYHLLTNNCCNAVYDALNAGGATDIAGGPLPNIPHPNAVKRYAETLREALQQRNH